In Anomalospiza imberbis isolate Cuckoo-Finch-1a 21T00152 chromosome 10, ASM3175350v1, whole genome shotgun sequence, the following proteins share a genomic window:
- the STRIT1 gene encoding sarcoplasmic/endoplasmic reticulum calcium ATPase regulator DWORF, with protein sequence MAEPAQAPLSRLLVPVLLALGWIVGCALMVYIVFS encoded by the coding sequence CCCAGGCCCCGCTGTCCCGCCTGCTTGTGCCcgtgctgctggcactgggctggaTCGTGGGCTGTGCCCTCATGGTGTACATTGTCTTCTCCTGA